GTGAAGTGAGGGGTAAAAGAGGAGAGGAATTCGAGGTATTAAAATCTGAAGATGTCCCAGAAAGGCGGCGAAAACGTCGGTTACGACGAAAAGTGCCTCTGGAGAGGAGTCTGAATAATGTACCATCACCCATGCACCAATTATTGTCAATTGGGGACTGATTTAAGATCGAATCTCTTGCGAGAGGGGAACGAGATCGATGGAGTCAAACCAATCAAACGCCAGGTAGCTAAAGCCACTCGGAAATCGGATTCGCACAATAAGATCTTTTTTATATTCACTTGatgataaaagaatgaaaggtTTCGTGCAAGATTTCGTGCTGCCTTGTTGCAGATCTTGCTCATTTTGCTACCCGGAAAACAACTGATCAATGTTTTTCTGTGTAGGTCAATGCACAAGGACACATAAATCTGCTCTCCTTTTTATCCCCTAGTCCATCCTCTAAACCGTGAAGTAAATTCCCCCGCCGGATCTACAATCATCTGGGCCCCCTGTCAACCCCTCAATCCCAGCCGCACCAAGTCCAATGATCAGAATTTCTTCGGATTCAAGTCCCTGAACGTGACCAATGAAACCTCAGTGGACATAGAGGACATGGCTAACCCGTCTCGCACCGATACGGCAGCGACCATCCACGCCCTCTTGGGCACCCCGATCATTCCTCAGGCGGCGGAATCGCTATCAAATTCCCACCCCAACCTTGATGATTTCGCGGGGAAGGCCCCTTCCTCTGGATTTCGCTTTACggaaaaaatggaaggttTAAGTCAACCAGGACAATGAAAGATTAGAGCCCTCCGGAGAAATGAGAGGCCAAAGTCCTCGAAAAAGTGAGAGCTGTTTGAGTCCTTTAGAAAAATGACAGGTTGAGTCCTGTAGAAAAAGATAAAGCAGGATGTTTTAGAACTATGAAAGGTTAGAGTCCCAAGAATGATCATAATCCTCCAGTGGTATGACTGATCACAGATCgttatgaaaaatgaaggaactCATTTTCCCTATTTTGAGCATATGAGACCGCTATTTTGCGAGAAGACTTCATTCCAAACCCAACCACTGATTCATGTTTTCAGGGTCGGTGCAACAAGCCGTGACTAATGTCAATGGTTGAGCGAGGAAATTAAAAAGGATCAACTATCTCACTTCTCAAGTGGCAATGCATAACAGCCTGATATGGTTATTTGCACGACGCTAGGGCATTTTTTGTCTCGCCGAGGATGTCCGGTTGGCCTCAACGCATCACAACCTGGATAAAGCCTCAAAATTGCTAGAAAAGGAGGCAAAGACAGGAAGTGGCGTCTTCAACACTCTAGTGGAAATCACCAAAGCAGCTGATCATGAAATCATCATGGTGCAAGTGTTTGGTGACAACGGATCTGATATGGTCCAGGACTTTTAAGGGGACAATCTCTACTCGCAAGACACCCTCAAGCGAGTGGAGAAATTGAAAcgaaacaagaaaaaagagaccatgttccgtccaccagccaggggtgaaaggtcctgacttattgaatttttttggtGATCGGAAActtggaactcttgacccaagcactaggtaaaaataccttgatagccctcaaagatggagagcacctaatacaaaggcttcaatttcttagacctatcttaaggcctccggttatgacgctaatcagggcatacgagcaataattcgagcttcctttaactgggcctcaaacaatcatcaaatgactaaggatacaaatcgctagctacctctactccccattggtcccagatcaatctcaattgtctggcatacctgggccaatcttcaaggctaactatcctgcaaaatgtggtcactatcctagtctaaatgcgtctatcaaagtcgacctctactgTAGAGtctactgatttctgctacaagagtgatgaactttagatacagttgcataCAGATCACTTGCTACCTGAATGGATATCTTATGAGGGTATTAATACATTACGTTGGGCGTACGAGAACTTGCCAAACTCTACGACCTCCTACTATCCGGCTTATTAGCTTTCGGACCTTTCATCCATTTGCTGTGCAGGACCGGTTCTGCTTGCGTATCAAACGTTCCCCTCCTGGGAATGCCTAGTTGACTCCGGACCTGTCATTTCGGAGCTCACTTTTCCGACAACGGAAATTCATAACTTGAACGGATTTCCGATGATCCGACAAGAACACCAAATTCCTTCCAACGTGAAACTTCCGACTCCAGCAATAAAGGATATGCAGTGATAAGCCTGACATGTCAAAACGAATTGTCCCACAAAAATCACGCCGGTTCTTGTGGAAATAAAATATAGGGGAGGGTTTTCACAGAATTGGAAAGACGTTAGAGTTCGACTTTCAAAGAACTTCTGGCCTTATTTGGATCTTGAAGTCATGTTTCAAGCATAAATCCCTACTTCAAGTGCAGCTTAAAGAAAAAGTTGTATTCTTGATTCGAACTTCTGCTTTTGAGTTTGACGTTCAAGTGCAGACTTGGAAAAGCGGTACTCTCGACTCAAAGTCCAATTTGCAAGAGCAAACTTGGTCGAGCCGTATTCCCAGTCACCCTTAATTCTACTGTTGAGCGCAAATTTCCGAGATTGATTGGACCAGTCTTGGAATTGGGAATGACGTTTTAAGAAGCTCTAATGTGGATGAAAGTTGGGTTAAACATAAAATTGAACTCACTAGGAACTCTTACACGATTCAAATTGACATACAAGAAGGCATCTTGGCTCAAAAGGATTTGTTCGactgtttttttaagtttatgcTTGTCCCTGAATTTGGCCATCctgaatgaaaatgaggattttGTTCCCGCTTTAGCCAAAATGCATGCGCCGAGGTCAGCTCGGCCAAGcacaacttgaaaatgtttgagaATATGGCTGCAAGACTAACCTTCATCAAGTTCAACTTTGGCGCTTGAGACTGAACTTTAAGTCCTGCTTCAAGTGCGAATTGAGAATACGGGCCCAGGAGAACtcaaaagcctcaagtccctatTGGTCTGTAAGGCATCTTGATCTTTAACTGTAAGATCAATGAATAACTCAATTGGACTAGGCTCGTTATTAGAGTGAAGAGCTGTTGCTTCAAAATTCAGtagagttgaaaacacacaaaagctgatctccaagcatgacAGTCATAACCTTCACATTGTAAATGGCTtcaccatcaacctcaaaaggtcctacagggtgtttcatctttctcttagagtttgcataagagatgAAAACCTTTAGATTCGACCTAACCTCTTGGACCACTCTACTTTCTGTTATCaagtggtcattttcgatgaaggccttcctcaaaaactgagatTAGTTTATCcatggctgcatctatggacgattcctgtttgaGAATTGAAcccagaggcctgtttttcaAACCATGTGTGGAACCCCCCCAAAAACAACGAAACTTGACCTAAAATACTTTAAACACGtatcaaaacattcaaaaaatgtAGTAGTATTTATAGAGAGTGGAAATAAAGAAGGGTAACCTGGTGCAATTTGAGTGGAGTTTTCTTCGGCAAGGTGGGCTGTTTCGAACTGAAAAAGAACAGTCTGTTACCCTGGGAGCTCTTACAAATAATTGCAAAGAGGGGAAAAGATTGAATAGTCTAACACCACCCTGGTAAGACCTTACAACTTGATTGGCTTGACAACATTGCCGGAATTTAAAGTTCGTCCATATCTTTATGATTCCACTTGTGTAAGTGCTAAATTTAGGAATGAGCATGAGTGGACTTGTGTCACTTCTATTGGCGagtttttttatgaaataaaTTTTCCGATAGGTAATAGTTGTGGAGTCGCTTTTCCAAGTCGACCGTAAGTTTACCTACGACTATATCAAGGGAACCCAGGAGCTCAAATAGTTGATAAATGTGATCAATATCATCATTACATCCAATGTAACATATTTTAAAAACAAGCCTCTTGACTCTGTCTCGGCTTGAGAAAGAGCATGGTCATCTTATTCAGGAGTACTTATCAAGTCACGGGAAGGCTACGATGTAGTGTTGGGGCGATTCCTCTGATTATTGGCCTTTCGGGCCGGACTTGCCAAGTCCTGCAAAAGATTCGAGCCTGGCATAGGACTCGGGTCTTTTACTGCGGTCAGtttaaacaaaaagactcTTGTTGCGAAATgataagaaaaaatgaagattttttttgacgagtccggacttgagtcaCTTCTGaatgactcgagtccggccaatttcgACGAAATCGAGAAAAAGACTCTAGTGCACTTGGACTCGACCCAGCAGTACTAGGATGTATCTTGTCAAATGAAAACCCTCTCAAGGTATATGAGCAAGGTAATACATCTTGGAAAGGGAATGATCAAAAATATCTGTAAAAAATACTTCACGGGTCGTTTTAATTTTTTGGGCATTTCCTTTAGCGGGAGCGTGACTGAAAACTTGTCTCAAACTAGTTTAATCGTGCTCCTACCAAATGTTATTGCTTTTGTGCTGAAGtttcttcaatatttttttataatatttgaattattcaaattggtttttttttctttcgtctttTCGACCTGAACCTCAACCATTGGGTCATTAAGTCGTCATTGGGTAGCCTAATATGCAAGCTCATACTTTTCtaatttattattatttttagaatgagcaagaaaagaaaaactgagGCAATGCCATTGTTCTAAGGGCTATTTCCGTGCTATGCTATCCTATCAATCTGAAAACTAAAGAGGTGGTAACGAAACTGAAATCGCACCAGTCAACTGATCATCTTTCCTGTTGAATACCAGACGCTCCCAGTAGAGAACAAAAAGGTGTATTTTGGCACTAACCATTTTATAAGCTTTGATTCTGGagcaaaattaagtacaacTGCTGGTATTGAGACATATCATTCTTAAATCAGAACACTGCAGTGAAGACTAGAAGGGTCATGGCAACAATGAAGGTAATGGCAGCGCTGATGGAAGAAGCAGCTCCAGAATCGATGTACTGACACGAGTCGGGAAAATCAAAAACCACCCGACAGAGTTTATCGGGATTATCGAAGCTGTCATCAATTATCAGCTGCATGGCTCTGGGCATGAAAGCCCTCACGTACTTTTGACAGGCCAGAGTGTCATCTGGTTTGTTTGTGACATCGTTGCACATTGTTGTCCCATAAATAATCTGATCTACGGATGCCACAATCCACTCAATTTCATGGTTCCTATTGAAGCCCATGACCTCTCGCATTCGCTTTTGGCAAGTACCACAGTCCCATGTATCCCCTTCGGCAGGTGTAGAGAAGTAATCAAAGTAATTCATGCAATAGGTAATGTAACTGATGAAATTTGTGCTCCGTTTCCCGAGGCTATCAGCAATCTTCGGCCACCAGTTATCCACACCTGTCTTGCATCCCTCGGCATTCTCCACCCATGTTTGAGCGCAGACATCGGTTTTTAAAGCCTGCATGGTCCTTTCAATCGTGTCTGGTTGGCCAATTTGTTCATAGATCTGCCTCATGCCGTCCCGACATCCAATCTCTCCAGGACAAAGGCCATAAAGGGTGTTGCAAATGTTCTCGGTTGGGGTGTATCGAAGGATGGCAAACGTTCTCGAGAGAAAGGTCTCGATCCACTCCTTGCAATCGCTCTGTTCAGTGTTAGATAGCTCATCTTTTTCGCAATAAGCGGGCCCAAGTACGAATTGTTGGAAAGACCTATTACAAAAGAATTTCTGGTCAAAGGATTTCCCAAGTAATTGATTGAACACCAATAGTTTTACCTGTAGAAAGAGTATGATCGGAGAGTTGAGAGCAAACCTTGGATACGATATCGGCAACTTGCACAATCCCAATCAAGCCGGATCGGAATGGCTTGGGTGCAGGACTCGttggcaaattcatttttgtattgaACAATAAGCTCGGTGATATTTGGCCAACGCTCTGAGATACTTGCTTCACATACTTCTGGATCGCCTGGGATGATGTTACCTTCACCACAAAGCTCCTCCTTCAGATGTTGCTCAACGACAGCCTCGACCTCTGGTGTGGAAAAGGTCACCACGATTTTCTCAACCTCCTTCATACAGTCGTCAAAATTTTGCCCATGAGAAACCGATACTCCAAACATGAGCATGGACATTGTGATGACCGCTGAACACTTCATTTTAAATTGAGGTTGTGAACAATCGCTCCCTCTTCTGCAATTAAAGATGGATATAGGATTCGTCGCTCATTAGTATGCCAAAACCCTCTTTATCTTTATGCCGGCTATAAATAAGTCCATAAATTACCAAAAGATTAGCATCGCTAACCTCCAATCTAGAGATCTGCACTAATAATGTTGTAATCATTGACTGTTGGTCCACCCTGATATGAGATATTTGTAATGCTAGTTGTGTCATATAAAGTATATTAGTGCCCCAGAAGTGTGGTCAAAGATTtttgggatttgaaagtgTGATGAAATTACATTACAAACGCCACAGACATTCAGATATTGTTAGAAGTGCATCTTGCGAACAAAACAGTTGAAGATTAGGTTGGAgaaaaattcctttttatcaaattttgctgacatttgaagaaatgaatcaCACACCAAGAATACTAGCCAGTTATCCCCCAAAAACCGAAACGCAAATGCGCAGTGTTTGAGGTGATTATGTTTGATGAAGGTTTTTTATGCAACTTAATGTGGGCATATATTTAAGGATTTTAATGTCTATGACATAATGCATTGATAAGGGTCGTACCGCAAGCCATCCAAGAGGCATATGACCTAGGCtacatttagactaggattgaaaaccaggattgaatggatggatggaagcagccctacttcaatcctcaagattgaatcctCGGCACATTTCCATCCCTAAATCGGATTCAATCAGGGgatgaaatcattttgttttaggAGGATAAATCTCATGCTGAGTGTAgccaagcaaattgcaaaaaagtgccaGTGAAGTTCACATATTACAATCCCTACATGAGAGCTAAGTAcctttgcaatgttttttttgaaagaagtgatTTCGCTACGATTTTATAGATCCATCCAGTCCCTTATCGTGGCGGTAATATTTGAACGGTTCCcacaattttacttttctattGCTGTTTAAGGAGGCAATGAAACCATATAGCTTACATTACCAAGACCTTTGGGTTTCAATGTATTTAGCATGCCAATTCAATACTTGAAGCTATTGCAGCTTGCTGATTTGTCCTTTCTAATAATATTCAGggtttgtgttttgtttcatttggcattaCGCCTGACAAAGTGACGTTCCTGCTCGGAATGATTGAACGCATTCGAGAATTAGAGTACAGAGAGAAATGTGACCAGTGATCaccaaaagacacaaaaatgtttcttcaaataaatcaCGGATCTTAATCAATattaagtaaaatcaaaatcaacagtAAACGGAACTTGAACTCGTGGAGCATCTATTTCGAAAAGATAACTTCTGATTGGCATTGAATACTTTTATTGGAATTTagattttgtaattttcaCACTTCATTAGTTGATATTCTACTACtaaattgctcaaaaaaatAGGTATTAGAGAAATTACATGCTCTTGGATCAGGGATTTCCTCACGAAGTGCACTCAAGCTATTtgagttgatggctccttAAACAGCACTAGTCTTATGGTGTCTGGAGTACCTCAAGGAACATTCGTGGGCCTCATCTTGTTCGTATTGTTCATTACATTACTACATACTACTCTGTAC
This Tigriopus californicus strain San Diego chromosome 12, Tcal_SD_v2.1, whole genome shotgun sequence DNA region includes the following protein-coding sequences:
- the LOC131892421 gene encoding uncharacterized protein LOC131892421 — translated: MKCSAVITMSMLMFGVSVSHGQNFDDCMKEVEKIVVTFSTPEVEAVVEQHLKEELCGEGNIIPGDPEVCEASISERWPNITELIVQYKNEFANESCTQAIPIRLDWDCASCRYRIQGLLSTLRSYSFYRSFQQFVLGPAYCEKDELSNTEQSDCKEWIETFLSRTFAILRYTPTENICNTLYGLCPGEIGCRDGMRQIYEQIGQPDTIERTMQALKTDVCAQTWVENAEGCKTGVDNWWPKIADSLGKRSTNFISYITYCMNYFDYFSTPAEGDTWDCGTCQKRMREVMGFNRNHEIEWIVASVDQIIYGTTMCNDVTNKPDDTLACQKYVRAFMPRAMQLIIDDSFDNPDKLCRVVFDFPDSCQYIDSGAASSISAAITFIVAMTLLVFTAVF